The region ATTATCTTCCCTTCAATACACTTATAAGCccataatataaactcaagTGTCGTCTTTTAAATTTCCAATGTGGGACTTTTGCCTTTTAAATAActctttaaaaaacaaaaacacacaATAAAAGTATACCTTATACACAAGAAATTCATTATCTCCAAGGTTCATCGGGTAAGATTATGAATTTTGTACTAATAACATGTCAATTCagataattaattagtattccAATTATTATAGagcatttaaattaattaaaaaagtaagTTCAACCATTGATATGTCAATCGATGGATTTAATCTGATTACACTATATGTCAAATTATTAATagaaaatcataattttatatgatcAACTGAGTTACTATTGAAAAAACATAATGAATATAAACAGAGAACATAAAAAAGAATACATGTGGAAGACAGGAAGAGTACTTAAGAACAAGCAAGTATAACTGttgcaaatataataatactcGAATGTAGTAAAAGTAAACAAATAAGGGGAAAAGTGGAAATATATATgagcaaaaaaaattgaaactacaGTTTCTGtacagtttaaataaaattgattatatATGCAAAATATTTGCAAACTCGTACATATAAGAGCAATTATGAAACATAAATAAAACCCTCTACTACTCCTATTAGTATAAGGTGTTtgacaaaaccaatcaaaacccAAAAAGAATTGTGAATTCCAACTACCCTAAATCACCACACTGCTAGCCAAGAACAGAAGATCTTACAGAATTTCTGGATGAAAATTTcagtaataaaagaattatcagcaaaattttgaaaaaagtgAAGTAAACTTgcaaaaagaataaatttttcTCAGCTCAGACAAACTAATCTGTTTGATCATCACCGCAGAGCGAAAAATATATGCTATAGCTTCATGAAAACCAGTCTTGCTCATCGTAGCAAAGCTCCTTTCGAAGCTTATGCGAGAATAGACGACAAGCGTCCATACTTAAATCAATTGCAGCTGAAACTGCTACAAATAAAGCAGCATCAGCCATACAAGTCACATGCTGAACACCAACTTGTACCACAGGCTTGCTAATTTTACCTTCGCCTTCGACGGTAGCGCCCATCACGAAACCTTTAACGGGTGATCTCGAACTCATCAAGCCTGAATCCTTCATTACTCTACTATCGATGCAAAACTCTCCGCCTTTTCTTGAACTCATTGTAGCTTCAGCAATTGGGATACCGCGGCTTGGTCCACCATTGTCGATTACGAGCTCAAATTTGTAACCTAGACCGTCTATAGGACCTCTCTCTCGCCACGCCTCGAGACGACCCCATGGTTTCCAATTGCTGACTGAGAAACCGTTAGGTCTGAGTATTAACCATGCACCTGGGTTCGATCTGGAAACCCGGTCCGTCCCAGGGGAGGGAACGAATGGAGTGATGATTGAAGCGGCTGCTACTGGTGAGCCGGAGAGATCGTATATCATTATCATCCATCCTTTTCTTTCCCTTCCTGGCCGTTCTTTTTCGCTGGAAAATGTACTTCTCCATCCTCTGTTGCCGTTGAGAGTGAAATCTGATGGCAGAGATCTGATTATACAAAagagatttaaaaatattaagtctTGTTGaatacaaaaaaagaaaaaagtgctGTAAGATTCGGACCAAATATTTGCACATGAAAGGGAATCAGAGGTAGTTGTGTTTGACAGTTGAGGAAGATTTGCAAATTGTCTGTTTGACCAAACTGTTAGAGCATTTGAAAATGAACTAAACACTTAATTATTGAGCTGTCTAGTTTAAGTATTAGTTATTATTTAACAGCATTGTTTATGATAAACAAGTTCTAAATTAATTATCTTCCATAGTTGGTGAATCTACAAATTTTATAATGGTCAATTTTAGGTGTTCttgctaaaattttataatggaAATTTATCTACAGGTAGCCATTCCTGAACCTCTGTTAGGGAAGAAATAGCAAGAAAGCAGACCAAAACGTCAAAATTCCAAATGTCTAAACATAAAAATGTAACAAATGTTCATTTTCCCCCTGAATTTGGCACAAACTGACAAAAGGTCAATTAACGTCAATTTCCTAGTTTTAGAAAAGACATCATAAACTTGACATTTTGGCCCGTTTTACTCCCTCAGATGAGGTGATAGAAAATGATTGAAGTAtgacaatttaaaattaaaggataaaaCGAAACAAAATATCAAGTTGAGGTTGTTGTTTCCAAAGTCATGAGTTTgactttaattgattttttttgccaAGTTTTGAGACattgataaaaattatcatTCATACACTGAACTGAATTTCTAATTCTTTCCTTATAAGAAATTTCCTCTTTAAAAGTATGTTTCGTAGTATTGCTATCTTGTTAGATTAAATTACCAATTAGATCAAAAAACTTGCTATAGATAACAATAAATACAGAAATGGACTAACAAACACCCAAAAGTAATGAAtgaattgaaaaacaaaaatagctaaaaaggtgccCCAACTTCGCATGTGGTGTTAGTTACCGGCTAAACAAAGAAATTGACAACCCACATGCTTATCTTATCAGAAATTCACTAACCATTATTATTCCATATTCATTATTACCCTTAACTACCCACAATTAGCGCCATTTAGTGGACCTACTCCTACCCCACTAAAGTGCACCACATAGTAAAAGGTTGAAAACGTAAAAATCAAGGTTAGAAAGTTACCGAGTTCGTGAGTTCCGGTCAGCACTAAACTTGCAACTGAAAACAGGCTGTCGTATATTTCCTTGAATCTGAAAAACAACGGGGCTACACTCCGGTTCACCGCCGAACTGAAAAATAAACCGAGGGTCGGGTTCAGACCGAACCACTATATGAAGCTTAGCCGCCGGTTTATCAGGCTGGTTCCCAAGATTTAACCAACCATTTTGAAACACTCTTGAATTAGTCACGCCAGCATTACCTAACTCAATACTGACCTGAACTTTCCCAAGTAACTTCCCGCCGTTGACTCCACACGTGCGACCCATACGGCCGGTATAAACCTCCACGTGTAACGCAGTCGGCTTAGCAGAAAGACGACGGATAACACTAGCGTCGAGATGAAAACCGGTAGCGGAGGTGGTGGTGTCCGGCGAGGAAGCCGAATCAGTACTACAGAGAGGGATGAGGGCAGTTTGGGAAGGGAAATTCTTGATACGTAGTTTACAAAAACACGGAGTGGCTGACGGATGAACACCGGAACCGGCGGGTTTAGTGGCTAGAGGAAGCTTTAAAGCGAGTGATTCGATAATTAAACGAACAAACGGACATGGATCCATTGCTTGAATTGAAATTCTTGAGTCTGTATCTGGTTTGATTAAAATGTAGGTAAGTGGTTTGAAGACATGAACTCTGTTGTTGATGATGATATGGAGAATGGTTGTCGGCTCTGACTGTACTGGTTTTAACCTTTTAAGTTTCTCTCTCTAGATTAGTTTTttgtttctctctctaactATGGACTACTGCTGATGCATACAGCTTGACAAGTTTATACAAATAAAGCTGCTGCTTTGTTGCCTTGCttgttattttttcttttttttcgcGGCAATTTTATATGGAGCGAtcataatttgtttttgttttatacgATTTGTCGTTTTGTTGATCAGGTTGATggtatttaatatttattttaaaaaaattaatattctctttaaaataagtttattcAAAATAAAGTTGGTACAAATCAATAGTCATGTATACTCTgttcataaattaaaataagaaatagaAAAGAGATTTATATGCTTAGATTTTAGTTGATAAAAATCGTAATACTATAAGCTTTATAGAaacaaatttgattttattactTACAAAAATCTTAACAattattttccataaatttattttgaatttgtatAAGATGACGTGTCATTCATTTGTAAATTGTAGGTGTAATTTTGCTGAGATGAATATCATTTTTAACAGTCACGTCATCGTATTATTAAACCGTatgtcaaattaattaaaaaaaaattctactttttttttttttttttgatggtAAAAATTTCTACTTATAATTGAGATATTTTAAGGTTTATGTTTatgattaaattaaacaaatagatttaatttttatatttttatattattgttattttagaaAATGTATTCatgaatatatttaatattcaatattgactgaatattaattttaccattcttaataaatacataaaattatttagtataaaaatattaagttttGTCTAATctaaaaatatgtatttatatttttcttttaaataagtAATTGAATATTATCTAATCTAACTCGCATCATATTTACGATTTTATCCGACTATATAGAAGATGCATAGGGAAAAAATATACTCTAAAccattttaaattcaatttgtagttgtttttacttttgaaaagtaaaaacatttccttaaatatattaaatttgagtttataagtaaaataaacataaaaaaatatactctaaaccattttaaattcaatttgtagtggtttttacattttaaaagtaaaaacttttccttaaatatattaaatttgagtttataaataaaataaacattaaaagagATATcgattaattataaataattaaacatgcAACGCGACTTTTAATATGAAGATACTACAATATTCAACAtccttttaaattaaagaaaatttattatatttaaccaATTTAATACAGTTATTATAAATTGAACAACGTAAATTTGTAATTCaaaatctttatttataataaaaaaataaattaattaaatataatagttCATGTCCAATTAAATTATGAGGTCATCttgatttaaaatataatactaaAAATTGAAACTATATTAAAAAGGTATCAACAGACTACTGAAATTTTAaactcaataaaaaataaaattaataggaTAGAATGAGAAATTA is a window of Mercurialis annua linkage group LG2, ddMerAnnu1.2, whole genome shotgun sequence DNA encoding:
- the LOC126666852 gene encoding uncharacterized protein LOC126666852, producing MDPCPFVRLIIESLALKLPLATKPAGSGVHPSATPCFCKLRIKNFPSQTALIPLCSTDSASSPDTTTSATGFHLDASVIRRLSAKPTALHVEVYTGRMGRTCGVNGGKLLGKVQVSIELGNAGVTNSRVFQNGWLNLGNQPDKPAAKLHIVVRSEPDPRFIFQFGGEPECSPVVFQIQGNIRQPVFSCKFSADRNSRTRSLPSDFTLNGNRGWRSTFSSEKERPGRERKGWMIMIYDLSGSPVAAASIITPFVPSPGTDRVSRSNPGAWLILRPNGFSVSNWKPWGRLEAWRERGPIDGLGYKFELVIDNGGPSRGIPIAEATMSSRKGGEFCIDSRVMKDSGLMSSRSPVKGFVMGATVEGEGKISKPVVQVGVQHVTCMADAALFVAVSAAIDLSMDACRLFSHKLRKELCYDEQDWFS